One Kineococcus radiotolerans SRS30216 = ATCC BAA-149 DNA window includes the following coding sequences:
- a CDS encoding benzoate/H(+) symporter BenE family transporter, whose amino-acid sequence MPRPPLTQPLAAGAVAAVTGFASSFVLVLAGLAAVGATPAQAASGLLALCLVQCALAVVLSRWTRLPLSFVWSTPGAALLVAAEGRAGSLGAAVGAFLLSALLVVVTGAWPALARLVRRVPTPVAGALLAGVLLPLCLAPVSAVRADPVAGLAVAAVWLVLRRVRRAFAVPAAMLVALAFTAAALPGTATLEWVPRLVPVAPELDPSVVVSLGVPLYVVTMAGQNIPGFTILETLGHRRVPTGRVLVGAGLGSGAAAVFGGHAVNLSALAAGIIAGPGAGKDPSRRWIAAVAGGAGYLVLGLLAAPIAGLVGSTDPVLVEAVAGLALLDSFVGGLVSALDDAGQRVTAALTFVVVASGVSFAGVGSAFWGLLVGLLVFPLARPARPAASA is encoded by the coding sequence GTGCCGCGCCCGCCCCTGACCCAGCCGCTCGCCGCCGGGGCCGTCGCCGCCGTCACGGGGTTCGCGTCGTCCTTCGTCCTGGTGCTCGCCGGCCTCGCCGCCGTGGGCGCGACCCCCGCCCAGGCCGCCTCGGGGCTGCTCGCCCTGTGCCTGGTGCAGTGCGCGCTGGCGGTGGTGCTGTCCCGGTGGACGCGCCTGCCGCTGTCCTTCGTCTGGTCGACCCCGGGGGCGGCGCTGCTGGTGGCCGCCGAGGGCCGCGCGGGGTCCCTGGGGGCGGCCGTGGGGGCGTTCCTGCTGTCGGCCCTGCTCGTGGTCGTGACCGGGGCCTGGCCGGCGCTCGCCCGCCTCGTGCGCCGGGTCCCCACCCCCGTCGCGGGGGCCCTGCTGGCGGGGGTCCTGCTCCCGCTGTGCCTGGCCCCGGTCTCGGCCGTGCGCGCCGACCCCGTCGCCGGGCTGGCCGTCGCGGCGGTCTGGCTGGTCCTGCGCCGGGTGCGCCGGGCGTTCGCCGTGCCCGCGGCCATGCTCGTCGCGCTGGCCTTCACGGCGGCGGCCCTGCCGGGGACGGCCACGCTGGAGTGGGTGCCGCGGCTGGTGCCGGTGGCGCCCGAGCTCGACCCGTCGGTCGTGGTCTCGCTGGGCGTGCCGCTGTACGTGGTCACCATGGCGGGGCAGAACATCCCGGGCTTCACGATCCTGGAGACCCTCGGCCACCGCCGGGTCCCCACCGGGCGGGTGCTCGTGGGGGCCGGTCTGGGCAGCGGGGCCGCGGCGGTCTTCGGCGGGCACGCGGTGAACCTGTCCGCGCTGGCGGCCGGGATCATCGCCGGCCCGGGGGCCGGGAAGGACCCCTCCCGGCGGTGGATCGCGGCCGTGGCCGGGGGAGCGGGGTACCTCGTCCTGGGGCTGCTGGCCGCGCCCATCGCCGGGCTGGTGGGCAGCACCGACCCCGTGCTGGTCGAGGCCGTCGCCGGCCTCGCCCTGCTCGACTCCTTCGTCGGCGGGCTCGTCTCCGCCCTCGACGACGCCGGGCAGCGGGTGACGGCGGCCCTCACCTTCGTCGTCGTCGCCTCGGGGGTGTCCTTCGCCGGGGTGGGCAGCGCGTTCTGGGGCCTGCTGGTGGGCCTGCTGGTCTTCCCGCTGGCCCGGCCCGCGCGCCCGGCCGCGAGCGCCTGA
- a CDS encoding glycine--tRNA ligase, whose translation MASPTPRLDAVINLAKRRGFVFPSGEIYGGTRSAWDYGPLGVELKENIKRQWWRQMVSSRDDVVGLDSSVILPRRVWEASGHVEVFSDPLVESLQTHKRYRADHLLEAYEAKHGHPPVNGLADVPDPETGVRGQWTEPRDFSGLMKTYLGAVDNEEGLHYLRPETAQGIFVNFANVMGSARKKPPFGIGQIGKSFRNEITPGNFIFRTREFEQMEMEFFVEPGTDEQWHQYWLDERMSWYTGLGIDAGNLRFFEHPQEKLSHYSKRTVDIEYRFGFQGSEWGELEGIANRTDYDLSTHSRESGVDLSYFDQTKGERWIPYVIEPAAGLTRSLMAFLVDAYTEDEAPNTKGGVDKRTVLRLDHRLAPVKAAVFPLSRNEQLSPKARDLAAELRRNWNVEFDDAGAIGRRYRRHDEVGTPYCITVDFDTLEDEAVTIRERDTMAQERVGLTQVTSWLGARLVGA comes from the coding sequence GTGGCCTCGCCCACCCCCCGCCTCGACGCCGTCATCAACCTCGCCAAGCGCCGGGGGTTCGTCTTCCCCTCGGGCGAGATCTACGGCGGCACCCGCTCGGCCTGGGACTACGGACCGCTCGGGGTGGAGCTGAAGGAGAACATCAAGCGCCAGTGGTGGCGGCAGATGGTCTCCTCCCGCGACGACGTCGTGGGCCTGGACTCCTCGGTCATCCTGCCCCGCCGGGTGTGGGAGGCCTCCGGTCACGTCGAGGTCTTCAGCGACCCCCTCGTGGAGTCGCTGCAGACCCACAAGCGCTACCGCGCCGACCACCTGCTGGAGGCCTACGAGGCCAAGCACGGCCACCCCCCGGTCAACGGCCTGGCCGACGTGCCCGACCCCGAGACCGGCGTGCGCGGGCAGTGGACCGAGCCCCGCGACTTCTCCGGGCTCATGAAGACCTACCTCGGCGCGGTCGACAACGAGGAGGGGCTGCACTACCTGCGCCCCGAGACCGCCCAGGGCATCTTCGTGAACTTCGCCAACGTCATGGGCTCGGCCCGCAAGAAGCCGCCGTTCGGCATCGGCCAGATCGGCAAGAGCTTCCGCAACGAGATCACCCCGGGCAACTTCATCTTCCGGACCCGCGAGTTCGAGCAGATGGAGATGGAGTTCTTCGTCGAGCCCGGCACCGACGAGCAGTGGCACCAGTACTGGCTCGACGAGCGGATGTCCTGGTACACCGGCCTCGGCATCGACGCCGGCAACCTGCGGTTCTTCGAGCACCCGCAGGAGAAGCTGTCGCACTACTCCAAGCGGACCGTCGACATCGAGTACCGGTTCGGGTTCCAGGGTTCGGAGTGGGGCGAGCTGGAGGGCATCGCCAACCGCACCGACTACGACCTCTCCACCCACTCGCGCGAGTCCGGCGTCGACCTCTCCTACTTCGACCAGACCAAGGGCGAGCGCTGGATCCCCTACGTCATCGAGCCCGCCGCGGGCCTGACCCGCTCGCTCATGGCGTTCCTCGTCGACGCCTACACCGAGGACGAGGCCCCCAACACCAAGGGCGGGGTCGACAAGCGCACGGTGCTGCGCCTGGACCACCGCCTGGCCCCGGTCAAGGCCGCGGTGTTCCCGTTGTCCCGCAACGAGCAGCTCTCGCCCAAGGCCCGCGACCTCGCCGCGGAGCTGCGCCGGAACTGGAACGTGGAGTTCGACGACGCCGGGGCCATCGGGCGCCGCTACCGCCGCCACGACGAGGTCGGCACGCCGTACTGCATCACCGTCGACTTCGACACCCTCGAGGACGAGGCGGTGACCATCCGCGAGCGCGACACCATGGCGCAGGAGCGCGTCGGCCTCACCCAGGTCACCAGCTGGCTGGGCGCGCGCCTCGTCGGCGCCTGA
- a CDS encoding Fur family transcriptional regulator has product MSTPARRSTKQRSAVSAVLDEADAFLSAQDLHATLRARGENVGLATVYRALQVLAEDGDVDVLRTDDGGEAVYRRCSTGHHHHLVCRRCGKTVEVEGPAVEAWAKRVGADHGFSAVQHVVEVFGVCAQCTELAGDAEPAGDPVPEPAGEGATRPTGPRVPGTSGDDR; this is encoded by the coding sequence GTGTCGACCCCGGCCCGCCGGTCCACGAAGCAGCGTTCGGCCGTCTCCGCGGTCCTCGACGAGGCCGACGCCTTCCTCTCCGCCCAGGACCTGCACGCCACGCTGCGCGCGCGCGGCGAGAACGTCGGCCTGGCCACCGTCTACCGCGCCCTGCAGGTCCTCGCCGAGGACGGCGACGTCGACGTGCTGCGCACCGACGACGGCGGGGAGGCCGTCTACCGCCGCTGCAGCACCGGCCACCACCACCACCTCGTCTGCCGCCGCTGCGGCAAGACCGTCGAGGTCGAGGGTCCGGCCGTGGAGGCCTGGGCCAAGCGCGTGGGCGCCGACCACGGGTTCAGCGCGGTGCAGCACGTCGTGGAGGTCTTCGGCGTCTGCGCGCAGTGCACCGAGCTGGCCGGGGACGCCGAGCCGGCCGGGGACCCGGTCCCGGAGCCCGCCGGGGAGGGCGCGACGCGGCCCACCGGGCCCCGGGTGCCGGGCACGAGCGGTGACGACCGGTAA
- a CDS encoding HU family DNA-binding protein: protein MNRSELVTAVAQRAGLTQTDTDAVINALGDVLVEAVAKGEAVKLPGLMTVERVERAARTGRNPRTGETMEIAASYGAKLTAGSKLKAAANGS from the coding sequence GTGAACCGCTCCGAGCTCGTCACCGCCGTCGCCCAGCGCGCCGGCCTGACGCAGACCGACACCGACGCCGTCATCAACGCCCTCGGCGACGTGCTCGTCGAGGCCGTCGCCAAGGGCGAGGCCGTGAAGCTGCCCGGCCTGATGACCGTCGAGCGCGTCGAGCGCGCCGCCCGCACGGGACGCAACCCGCGCACCGGCGAGACCATGGAGATCGCCGCCTCCTACGGCGCGAAGCTGACCGCCGGCTCCAAGCTGAAGGCCGCCGCCAACGGCAGCTGA
- a CDS encoding LacI family DNA-binding transcriptional regulator: MADVARLAGVNASTVSHVLNGTRTVSEPTREAVLSAITRTGYRQNTLARSLARSSTTTLGLASRFVSNPHFADLVTSIEGSARAAGYTLVLADTHDDPVEELRAVHELADRRVDGILLAPSVHADAEALPFLATHRIPTVLLDRFADPEVDQVAPENTEATALLTSHLADLGHRRLAFVAGLAGLSSTSERLAGFQRVVEERGLSGVVLDGGSETDVAEAAVREAFAGAQRPTGVVVGNNSMTVGTLRALRALGLRSPRDVALVCYDDPEWADLVEPGLTAIHQDVPAMATRAVTMILERLAGTAPETSRRERIPPTFRHRGSCGCP, from the coding sequence ATGGCCGACGTCGCGCGACTGGCCGGGGTGAACGCCTCGACCGTCTCCCACGTCCTCAACGGGACCCGCACGGTCAGCGAACCGACGCGGGAGGCCGTCCTGTCGGCGATCACCCGCACCGGCTACCGGCAGAACACCCTCGCCCGGTCCCTGGCCCGCTCCTCCACCACCACGCTCGGCCTGGCCAGCCGCTTCGTCTCCAACCCGCACTTCGCCGACCTGGTGACCTCCATCGAGGGCAGCGCCCGCGCGGCCGGGTACACCCTCGTGCTCGCCGACACCCACGACGACCCCGTCGAGGAGCTGCGCGCCGTGCACGAGCTCGCCGACCGCCGCGTCGACGGGATCCTGCTGGCCCCCTCGGTGCACGCCGACGCCGAGGCCCTGCCCTTCCTGGCCACCCACCGGATCCCCACGGTCCTGCTCGACCGCTTCGCCGACCCCGAGGTCGACCAGGTCGCCCCGGAGAACACCGAGGCGACCGCGCTGCTGACCTCCCACCTGGCCGACCTCGGGCACCGCCGGCTGGCCTTCGTGGCCGGGCTGGCCGGGCTGAGCTCCACGTCCGAGCGCCTGGCCGGCTTCCAGCGCGTGGTGGAGGAGCGGGGCCTGAGCGGGGTCGTCCTCGACGGCGGGAGCGAGACCGACGTGGCCGAGGCCGCCGTGCGGGAGGCCTTCGCCGGGGCGCAGCGCCCCACCGGCGTCGTCGTGGGCAACAACTCCATGACCGTCGGGACCCTGCGCGCGCTGCGCGCGCTGGGCCTGCGCTCCCCCCGCGACGTCGCCCTGGTCTGCTACGACGACCCCGAGTGGGCCGACCTCGTCGAACCCGGCCTCACCGCCATCCACCAGGACGTCCCCGCCATGGCCACCCGCGCGGTCACGATGATCCTCGAGCGCCTCGCGGGCACCGCGCCCGAGACCTCCCGCCGCGAGCGGATCCCCCCGACGTTCCGCCACCGCGGCTCCTGCGGCTGCCCCTGA